The following is a genomic window from Sinorhizobium fredii NGR234.
GCCCGGGCGCCGCAAGATGCACTTGACGGCGTCCGGATAAAATGGAATACATATTCCGTAATGGCAAACAACTGGTTTGTTTGTTCCGTTTTCATCGGAGGCGCATCGGGAGTGCCGCGTCCGGCGAGCAATGAGCTCGATCAGAGAAAGTCGAGTTTCCGGCATGAGAGGGTGTGGCCGGCACCAAAAGTGGAGGAGAAAGTAGACATGAAGAAATTCATTCTGGGCACCGCGATGGCTGTCATGATGTCGACGGCTGCGCATGCAGAGACGATCGGTGTCTCGATGGCGCTGTTCGACGACAACTTCCTGACCGTCCTGCGCAATGGCATGCAGGACTATGCCAAGACGCTGAACGGCGTCGAGCTGCAGATCGAAGACGCTCAGAACGACGTCGCCAAGCAGCAGAGCCAGATTCAGAACTTCATCGCTGCCGGTGTCGACGCCATCATCGTCAACCCGGTCGACACGGACGCAACCGCCGCCATGTCGAAGATCGCCGCGGACGCCGGCATCCCGCTGGTCTACGTCAACCGCGAGCCCGTGAACATCGACTCGCTTCCCGAGAAGCAGGCCTTCGTCGCCTCGAACGAAATGGAATCCGGCACGCTGGAGACGCAGGAAGTCTGCAAGCTGCTCGGCGGCAAGGGCAAGGCCGTCGTCATGATGGGCGAGCTTTCCAACCAGGCTGCCCGCATGCGCACCAAGGACATCCACGACGTTCTCGCCACCGACGCCTGCAAGGGCATCGAGATCATCGAGGAGCAGACCGCCAACTGGTCGCGCACCCAGGGTGCCGACCTCGTCACCAACTGGCTTTCCGCCGGCCTCGAGTTCGACGCCGTGATCGCCAACAACGACGAAATGGCGATCGGCGCCATCCAGGCGCTGAAGGCGGCCGGCCGGTCGATGGACTCGGTCGTCATCGGCGGTGTCGACGCCACGCAGGACGCGCTTGCCGCCATGGCGGCCGGCGAC
Proteins encoded in this region:
- a CDS encoding sugar ABC transporter substrate-binding protein translates to MKKFILGTAMAVMMSTAAHAETIGVSMALFDDNFLTVLRNGMQDYAKTLNGVELQIEDAQNDVAKQQSQIQNFIAAGVDAIIVNPVDTDATAAMSKIAADAGIPLVYVNREPVNIDSLPEKQAFVASNEMESGTLETQEVCKLLGGKGKAVVMMGELSNQAARMRTKDIHDVLATDACKGIEIIEEQTANWSRTQGADLVTNWLSAGLEFDAVIANNDEMAIGAIQALKAAGRSMDSVVIGGVDATQDALAAMAAGDLDVTVFQNAAGQGQGSVDTALKLAKGETVEKKVYIPFELVTKENLDKYQAKN